A window from Shewanella livingstonensis encodes these proteins:
- a CDS encoding DUF2999 family protein: MNPILAIFKEHNISDAQINELFQTLTENPFAAMATIGQLGIPAEQLQQLMGMVMQNPALIKEAVEELGLDFSKVEAAKAQLQP, translated from the coding sequence ATGAATCCTATTCTAGCCATCTTCAAAGAACACAATATCAGTGACGCACAAATTAATGAGCTATTCCAGACGTTAACTGAAAACCCATTTGCAGCAATGGCGACTATTGGTCAGTTAGGGATCCCTGCGGAACAACTGCAGCAGTTAATGGGTATGGTGATGCAAAATCCAGCCCTGATCAAAGAAGCCGTTGAAGAGTTAGGACTAGACTTTTCTAAAGTTGAAGCAGCAAAAGCACAGCTACAACCATAA
- a CDS encoding MarR family winged helix-turn-helix transcriptional regulator: MEDIDRVVAQWGEQKPHLDTAPMAILGRFLRLQKHIEAEISACHKQFDLTMGEFDVLATLRRAGQPYTLTPSGLLSSMMLTSGAMTNRLDKLESKHLIARVHSTEDRRSVSVGLTKKGLAVIDEAIEQHVLIQHKLVKSLPDSDVPALNQLLKTWLTGFEGD, encoded by the coding sequence ATGGAGGATATCGATAGAGTAGTAGCGCAATGGGGTGAACAAAAACCACATTTAGATACCGCGCCAATGGCGATACTTGGGCGTTTTTTACGTTTACAAAAACATATCGAAGCTGAGATCTCTGCTTGTCATAAACAGTTTGACCTGACCATGGGGGAGTTTGATGTGCTAGCGACATTAAGGCGTGCAGGTCAGCCTTATACGTTAACGCCTTCAGGGTTATTGTCGTCGATGATGCTCACCTCTGGCGCAATGACCAATCGGTTAGATAAATTGGAATCGAAACATTTAATTGCCCGAGTACACAGTACAGAAGATAGACGCAGCGTTTCCGTTGGTTTGACTAAAAAAGGCCTCGCGGTAATTGATGAAGCGATAGAACAACATGTACTTATTCAGCATAAATTAGTCAAAAGCCTGCCTGACTCAGACGTTCCAGCGTTAAACCAATTACTCAAAACGTGGTTAACGGGTTTTGAAGGTGATTAA